One stretch of Desulfobacterales bacterium DNA includes these proteins:
- a CDS encoding hemolysin family protein produces MYFQLYLSVFLAVSVSALCSIFEATLYSLSVSQIEVLDQSGKKSGAILKKLKKDIHRPITAILTLNTIANTMGAAVAGASFIAAFGDHYLGLFSAVFTLFILLFSEILPKTVGVAYARELAPWVAAPIQWMIRILAPVVWLCRAVTRLIPKRKKEHSVSQEEILAIAVLSRESGVIDPEQEKVIANILKLRNKIVRQVMTPRTVTFSLSEHLTVAEAREMQEQWNRHSRAPIYATDPDDVVGIVLRKDVFLGSSPDCGDKRLAELMQPVHFVPEAAPLNRILLDFFERRQHLFVVVDEYGSVTGVISLEDIIEEIVGREIVDETDLASNMREFARRKRKMLQAGTKKV; encoded by the coding sequence GTGTACTTCCAGCTTTATCTCTCCGTCTTTCTCGCTGTTTCCGTCTCAGCGCTGTGCAGCATCTTCGAGGCCACCCTTTATTCACTGTCCGTCTCCCAGATCGAGGTGCTGGACCAGTCCGGCAAGAAGTCCGGCGCAATTCTCAAGAAACTGAAAAAAGACATCCATCGGCCGATCACCGCCATTCTCACCCTGAACACCATTGCCAACACCATGGGCGCGGCCGTGGCCGGGGCCTCCTTTATCGCGGCCTTCGGAGACCATTATCTCGGCCTCTTTTCCGCTGTTTTCACCCTGTTCATTCTGCTCTTCTCCGAGATCCTGCCCAAGACCGTCGGGGTGGCCTATGCCCGGGAACTGGCCCCGTGGGTCGCCGCGCCCATCCAGTGGATGATCAGGATTCTCGCCCCGGTCGTCTGGCTCTGCCGGGCAGTGACCCGCCTGATCCCGAAACGGAAAAAGGAACACTCGGTCTCCCAGGAGGAAATCCTGGCCATCGCGGTCCTCAGCCGCGAGTCCGGAGTGATCGACCCGGAACAGGAAAAGGTAATCGCCAATATCCTGAAACTCAGGAACAAGATCGTCCGCCAGGTGATGACCCCGCGCACGGTAACCTTTTCCCTGAGCGAACACCTGACCGTGGCCGAGGCCCGGGAGATGCAGGAGCAGTGGAATCGCCACAGCCGGGCCCCGATCTATGCCACCGACCCCGACGACGTGGTCGGCATCGTCCTGCGCAAGGATGTCTTCCTGGGCTCGAGCCCAGACTGCGGCGACAAACGGCTTGCCGAGCTGATGCAGCCGGTCCATTTCGTACCCGAGGCCGCCCCGCTCAACCGGATACTGCTCGACTTCTTCGAGCGGCGGCAGCATCTCTTTGTGGTGGTGGACGAATATGGCAGCGTCACCGGGGTAATCAGCCTGGAGGATATTATCGAGGAGATCGTTGGCCGGGAGATCGTTGACGAGACCGACCTGGCCAGCAATATGCGGGAGTTTGCCCGGAGAAAAAGAAAAATGCTCCAGGCCGGGACAAAAAAGGTCTAA